A stretch of Sulfurimonas autotrophica DSM 16294 DNA encodes these proteins:
- a CDS encoding glutamate synthase subunit beta, giving the protein MREYLNTERIEAAKRLVVDRTKDFGEIYEVFDKDEAATQSERCIQCGDPFCLNKCPLHNYIPQWLKSIAEKDLEFAFKLSNEPSPFPEVMGRVCPHDRLCEGDCTLNDGHGAITIGSVETHITELGFKAGYKPEFPGITTDKKVAVIGSGPAGLSAATYLLRSGVAVTMYERSDRAGGLLTYGIPNFKLDKKVVERRIKLLEEAGLKLVLNSEVGRDIDFETIANEHDAMFIGVGATKAKSARITGENASNVYKAMDYLTNIQRKNFKQTYDKKFDFKDLNVVVIGGGDTAMDCLRTAKREGAKSVTCLYRRDEKNMPGSKKEYKNAMEEGVDFTFLVSPKEIIVNEQGRAVAVEVVKTTLGAKDESGRQCMEEIKGSAYRVNADVVIMSLGFDPVVPPFLAENGIETNSWGGIIVDEETHETTTPGIYAGGDCFRGADLVVTAAFDGREAARSIIDSLL; this is encoded by the coding sequence ATGCGTGAATATTTAAATACTGAAAGAATTGAGGCGGCAAAGAGACTGGTTGTTGACAGAACCAAAGATTTTGGTGAAATTTATGAAGTCTTCGACAAAGATGAAGCAGCAACGCAGAGTGAGCGATGTATTCAATGCGGGGATCCGTTTTGTTTAAATAAATGTCCTTTACACAATTATATTCCTCAATGGCTGAAATCTATAGCTGAAAAAGATTTGGAATTTGCATTTAAGCTCTCAAATGAGCCTTCTCCATTCCCTGAAGTAATGGGAAGAGTATGTCCTCATGACAGACTTTGTGAAGGTGATTGTACACTAAATGACGGTCACGGTGCTATTACTATCGGTTCTGTTGAAACACATATCACAGAATTAGGCTTCAAAGCAGGGTACAAACCTGAGTTTCCGGGTATTACAACTGATAAAAAAGTTGCGGTTATAGGAAGCGGACCGGCAGGCCTTTCCGCTGCAACCTATCTTTTACGTTCTGGAGTTGCTGTTACAATGTATGAAAGAAGTGACCGTGCAGGCGGGCTTTTAACATATGGTATTCCTAACTTCAAGCTTGATAAAAAGGTAGTTGAGAGACGTATAAAACTGCTAGAAGAGGCAGGACTAAAACTGGTACTCAACAGTGAAGTAGGGCGTGATATTGATTTTGAGACTATAGCTAATGAGCATGATGCAATGTTCATCGGTGTCGGTGCTACAAAAGCCAAAAGTGCTAGAATTACGGGTGAAAATGCTTCAAATGTTTATAAAGCCATGGATTATTTGACTAATATTCAAAGAAAAAATTTCAAACAAACATATGATAAAAAATTTGACTTTAAAGATCTAAATGTAGTTGTCATCGGCGGCGGTGATACGGCTATGGATTGTTTAAGAACTGCAAAACGTGAAGGTGCAAAATCTGTTACATGTTTATACCGTCGCGATGAAAAGAATATGCCGGGATCTAAAAAAGAGTATAAAAATGCTATGGAAGAGGGTGTAGATTTTACATTTTTAGTTTCTCCAAAAGAGATTATAGTAAATGAGCAGGGACGTGCTGTAGCTGTAGAAGTTGTTAAAACAACCTTAGGTGCAAAAGATGAATCTGGACGTCAATGTATGGAAGAAATTAAAGGTTCTGCATACAGAGTAAATGCCGATGTAGTTATAATGTCACTTGGATTTGATCCTGTTGTTCCGCCTTTCTTGGCTGAAAACGGTATAGAGACAAATTCATGGGGTGGGATTATTGTAGATGAAGAAACACATGAGACAACAACACCCGGTATATATGCCGGCGGTGACTGTTTCCGCGGTGCTGATTTGGTTGTAACGGCAGCTTTTGACGGTCGTGAAGCAGCTAGAAGTATCATAGACTCTTTACTCTAA
- the accD gene encoding acetyl-CoA carboxylase, carboxyltransferase subunit beta — MNLLNLFTKTFDNKQPEKAEAGSHWIKCKSCHSLMYYKEVENQNYVCPKCGYHIRIGVKERLKMLADEGTFVEYDESLEPVDPLKFVDKKPYKKRLEEAYTKTGRNSSVVSGECKMNSVDVQLVIFDFAFMGGSLGSVEGEKIVRAAERAIEKKQGLIILSASGGARMQESTFSLLQMSKTSAALAKLSNHRLPFISVLTDPTMGGVSASFANLGDIIIAEPGALVGFAGQRVIEQTIGSELPDGFQRAEFLLEHGSIDMIVNRNELKKTLSDMLTLLKKD, encoded by the coding sequence TTGAATTTACTAAACCTTTTTACTAAAACATTTGATAATAAACAACCCGAAAAAGCTGAAGCAGGTTCTCACTGGATAAAATGTAAATCATGCCACTCTTTAATGTACTACAAAGAAGTTGAAAACCAAAATTATGTATGTCCTAAATGTGGATATCATATTCGTATAGGCGTAAAAGAAAGATTGAAAATGCTTGCAGATGAGGGCACATTTGTAGAATATGATGAGTCACTTGAACCTGTCGATCCACTGAAGTTTGTTGATAAAAAACCTTATAAAAAAAGACTTGAAGAAGCTTATACAAAAACAGGGCGAAATTCATCTGTGGTAAGCGGTGAATGTAAAATGAACAGTGTTGATGTACAGCTTGTCATTTTTGATTTTGCATTTATGGGCGGTTCATTAGGCTCAGTTGAAGGTGAAAAAATTGTCCGTGCGGCTGAGAGAGCTATTGAGAAAAAGCAGGGTTTGATTATTTTAAGTGCTTCGGGCGGTGCAAGAATGCAGGAATCTACTTTTTCACTTTTACAAATGAGTAAAACATCTGCAGCTTTAGCAAAACTTTCAAACCATAGACTGCCTTTTATATCAGTGCTTACAGACCCTACAATGGGTGGAGTGAGTGCATCTTTTGCAAATCTTGGTGATATAATTATAGCAGAGCCGGGTGCTTTGGTCGGTTTTGCAGGACAAAGGGTAATTGAGCAGACTATCGGTTCAGAACTTCCTGATGGATTTCAAAGAGCTGAATTTTTACTCGAACACGGTTCTATAGATATGATAGTAAATAGAAATGAGTTGAAAAAAACTCTTTCTGATATGCTTACTTTATTAAAAAAAGATTAG
- a CDS encoding thiamine phosphate synthase, with protein MRLYALCDQDMLNEKGISLETFLDIAKSHNAEVIQYRNKNADIAFIKEQLIKIRQQYDGFLIVNDAYELVEFCDGVHVGQEDLKKIDEDVLKAVKILRSVIKEDKILGISTHNEQEVLKANTMDLNYIGLGAYRNTSTKKDIINVLGESLDTIAAKSKHHVAAIGGVKLHDKFEHAVYNVIGSGLLK; from the coding sequence ATGAGACTTTATGCGTTATGCGACCAAGATATGCTTAATGAGAAAGGAATTTCTCTTGAGACATTTTTAGATATTGCAAAATCACATAATGCAGAAGTTATACAATATAGAAATAAAAATGCAGATATTGCTTTTATAAAAGAGCAGTTAATTAAAATAAGACAACAATATGACGGTTTTTTAATAGTCAATGATGCGTATGAACTTGTAGAGTTTTGTGACGGTGTACATGTAGGTCAGGAAGATTTAAAGAAAATTGATGAAGATGTACTTAAAGCAGTTAAAATTTTGCGCAGTGTCATTAAAGAAGATAAAATTCTAGGTATCTCAACACACAACGAACAAGAAGTACTCAAAGCAAACACGATGGATTTAAACTATATCGGTCTGGGCGCTTACAGAAATACATCTACAAAGAAAGATATTATAAATGTTCTTGGTGAAAGTCTGGATACTATTGCGGCAAAATCAAAACATCATGTAGCAGCGATAGGCGGTGTAAAATTGCATGATAAATTTGAGCATGCTGTGTATAATGTTATAGGAAGCGGTTTACTTAAATGA
- a CDS encoding 23S rRNA (pseudouridine(1915)-N(3))-methyltransferase RlmH: protein MNVEIVSIAKKEKSLYDPLYKDLTKMISRFATVKDTEIYSKDVTKAHTISPQAAQKAYTKALEAYIGKDFCITLHPDGKLIDSFEFSKLLNDKMSVKFFIGGAYGFEKDFLDQSNAVISLGKITMSHKIAKVVLLEQIYRGFSILSNHPYHK from the coding sequence ATGAATGTAGAAATTGTTTCCATCGCAAAAAAAGAAAAATCATTATATGACCCATTATATAAAGATTTGACAAAAATGATATCACGATTTGCGACAGTCAAAGATACAGAAATTTATTCAAAAGATGTAACAAAAGCACACACAATTTCCCCACAAGCTGCTCAAAAAGCATATACCAAAGCTTTAGAAGCTTATATTGGGAAAGATTTCTGTATAACTTTGCATCCGGATGGAAAATTAATCGACAGTTTTGAGTTTAGTAAGCTATTAAATGATAAAATGTCCGTGAAATTTTTTATTGGCGGGGCTTATGGTTTTGAAAAAGATTTTTTAGATCAAAGTAACGCTGTAATTAGTTTGGGCAAGATTACAATGAGTCATAAAATTGCCAAGGTAGTTTTGTTAGAACAGATATATAGAGGTTTTTCTATACTAAGTAACCATCCATATCATAAATAA
- the dksA gene encoding RNA polymerase-binding protein DksA, with product MQASELNYFKDILLSRKEQIEKNINGVSTELSEINASDLNDEGDHASANNNSMVESAIIEQQKKELSEIDKALSKITNGGYGICEMCEDDIGFQRLKVKPHAVYCIDCREIVEKSK from the coding sequence GTGCAAGCAAGTGAGTTAAATTATTTTAAAGACATATTACTAAGTCGTAAAGAGCAAATTGAGAAAAATATTAATGGTGTAAGTACAGAGCTTAGTGAAATAAATGCATCAGATTTAAATGATGAAGGTGATCACGCTTCAGCAAATAATAATTCTATGGTAGAAAGTGCTATAATAGAACAGCAGAAAAAAGAATTAAGTGAAATAGATAAAGCACTTTCTAAAATCACAAACGGCGGTTATGGTATTTGTGAAATGTGTGAAGATGACATAGGATTTCAAAGATTAAAAGTGAAACCTCATGCTGTTTATTGCATTGACTGTAGAGAAATCGTAGAAAAATCTAAATAA
- the dusB gene encoding tRNA dihydrouridine synthase DusB, with protein MKENLSFDKPLYVLAPLAGFTDLPFRSVVKKFGADLTVSEMLSSNALAHGSQKTLHMLEKSSLEDPYSVQIAGADVDIVRSAVEILNEQEGIDIIDLNCGCPVPKVVGHGSGSSLLLDLPLMGEIIKTIKDTSNKSMTSVKIRLGFEEKKHVDIAKVVQDSGADFIAVHGRTRAGKFKAAVDYDAIREIKEAVDIPVIANGDIDSYEKAKWVLEHTGADGVMIGRGAVGAPWIFHQLKTGNEHIEQSLKHEIIMEHFDKMIEFYGQHGVAMFRKHTHTYSKGYRGASALRNEVNSIDDIATYRSVIDDFFKNNEMTL; from the coding sequence ATGAAAGAAAATCTCTCCTTTGATAAGCCTTTATATGTATTAGCTCCATTAGCGGGCTTTACTGATCTTCCTTTTAGAAGTGTGGTGAAAAAATTTGGAGCAGATTTAACAGTGAGTGAAATGTTAAGTTCAAATGCATTGGCTCATGGTTCGCAAAAGACTCTGCATATGCTTGAAAAATCTTCTTTGGAAGATCCTTATTCTGTTCAAATTGCCGGTGCTGATGTTGATATAGTACGAAGTGCTGTTGAGATTTTAAATGAGCAGGAAGGTATTGATATTATTGATCTGAACTGTGGTTGTCCTGTCCCAAAAGTTGTCGGACACGGCAGCGGAAGTTCCCTTCTTTTAGATCTTCCATTAATGGGAGAAATTATTAAAACCATCAAAGATACATCCAATAAAAGCATGACCAGTGTGAAAATAAGACTAGGTTTTGAAGAGAAAAAGCATGTTGATATTGCAAAAGTTGTACAAGACAGCGGGGCAGACTTTATTGCGGTTCACGGAAGAACACGTGCAGGAAAATTTAAAGCTGCTGTTGATTATGATGCCATTAGAGAGATAAAAGAGGCTGTAGATATTCCCGTGATTGCAAATGGTGACATAGACTCTTATGAAAAAGCCAAATGGGTGCTTGAACATACCGGTGCAGACGGTGTTATGATTGGCCGAGGTGCAGTTGGCGCTCCATGGATATTTCATCAGCTCAAAACAGGCAATGAACATATTGAGCAGAGTCTTAAACACGAAATTATCATGGAGCATTTCGATAAAATGATAGAATTTTACGGACAGCACGGTGTTGCAATGTTTAGAAAACATACGCATACTTATTCTAAAGGCTATCGCGGTGCATCTGCCTTAAGAAATGAAGTAAATTCAATCGATGATATTGCAACATACCGCTCAGTAATAGATGATTTTTTTAAAAACAACGAGATGACACTGTAA
- a CDS encoding sensor domain-containing diguanylate cyclase, with product MKNNNNEYKMPLEFVKKVKDTLTEKESLEGELKYIEKEGHEIWFQNSIMPILDDDGQQIGEVIVRYDITEKKKFQQMAITDPLTNLYNRRYFNKILIREIKRSQRDKTHLAFMMIDIDYFKKYNDSYGHKAGDNVLVAVANTLKNSSKRASDFVFRLGGEEFAILFTTEDEKKAFAFTELVKKNIEKLQIPHSNSQVSKYITVSIGLLVVDFKNEMVDENGFYTMADDALYEAKAAGRNQVTMHKNEELDFF from the coding sequence ATGAAAAACAATAATAACGAATATAAAATGCCCTTAGAATTTGTTAAAAAAGTTAAAGATACATTAACAGAAAAAGAATCACTCGAAGGTGAACTGAAATATATAGAAAAAGAGGGACATGAGATTTGGTTTCAAAATAGCATAATGCCTATACTTGATGATGATGGACAACAAATAGGAGAAGTCATAGTCAGATATGATATTACCGAGAAAAAAAAATTTCAACAAATGGCTATAACTGATCCTCTCACAAATCTGTACAACAGACGATATTTTAATAAAATACTAATACGCGAGATAAAGCGTTCTCAACGTGATAAAACACATTTGGCATTTATGATGATTGATATTGATTATTTTAAAAAATATAATGACAGTTATGGTCATAAAGCGGGTGATAATGTACTTGTAGCAGTCGCAAATACTTTAAAAAACTCTTCAAAAAGAGCAAGCGATTTTGTGTTTAGGCTCGGTGGAGAAGAATTTGCCATTTTGTTTACTACAGAAGATGAAAAAAAAGCATTTGCTTTTACCGAACTTGTCAAAAAAAATATAGAAAAACTTCAAATTCCCCATTCTAATTCACAGGTTTCAAAATATATTACTGTTTCTATTGGCTTACTAGTCGTTGATTTTAAAAATGAAATGGTGGATGAAAATGGTTTTTACACAATGGCAGATGATGCCCTCTATGAGGCCAAAGCAGCCGGAAGAAACCAGGTTACAATGCATAAAAATGAAGAATTAGATTTTTTTTGA
- the fliN gene encoding flagellar motor switch protein FliN, which translates to MSNTKEFDPKKELSWMDYSGILDMEVEFVADLGETELTVAEVLKLEKGSIIDLKKPAGESVESYVNGRILGKGEVMVYEKNLAIRINEVLDSSAVLYYLSKERL; encoded by the coding sequence ATGTCTAATACAAAAGAATTTGATCCGAAAAAAGAGCTTTCATGGATGGATTACTCCGGTATTTTAGACATGGAAGTTGAATTTGTTGCTGATTTGGGAGAGACTGAGCTGACTGTGGCAGAAGTTTTGAAACTTGAAAAAGGTTCTATTATTGATTTGAAAAAACCCGCGGGTGAAAGTGTTGAGTCTTATGTAAACGGGCGTATTTTAGGCAAAGGTGAAGTCATGGTGTATGAAAAAAACCTTGCAATCCGTATAAATGAAGTACTTGATTCAAGTGCTGTACTCTATTACCTATCTAAAGAGAGATTATGA
- a CDS encoding chemotaxis protein CheX, translating to MLNSVKEAAENFCTHQIGASCEIKEAPTDKRTLIAYIDIQAQDGSKNRIYIASDNDFMQRVSKLFLEEDKSNENTLKDMTLETANLIVGSAKVIAEELGMPYTIGTPHFEKIGMFDFDYDELKVIYIDNDELIIAIKELDV from the coding sequence ATGTTAAACAGTGTAAAAGAAGCAGCAGAAAATTTTTGTACGCATCAAATTGGGGCTTCATGCGAAATAAAAGAAGCCCCGACAGATAAGAGAACACTTATTGCTTACATAGATATACAAGCACAAGACGGGAGCAAAAATAGAATATATATTGCTTCTGACAATGATTTTATGCAAAGAGTTTCAAAACTGTTTTTAGAAGAAGATAAAAGCAATGAAAACACACTCAAAGATATGACACTCGAAACTGCCAATCTCATCGTTGGAAGTGCTAAAGTAATTGCTGAAGAATTAGGAATGCCTTACACTATAGGAACACCTCATTTTGAAAAAATCGGAATGTTTGATTTTGACTATGACGAACTCAAAGTCATTTATATAGATAATGATGAACTTATCATTGCCATTAAGGAACTAGATGTCTAA
- a CDS encoding sulfite exporter TauE/SafE family protein has protein sequence MIELILLGASVGLLSGLFGIGGGTILVPLLLILGYETKIAIGISVVQMVFSSIYGSYLNNKKGTLDVVMVVIIGLGGFCGALLSGSITSSFSDKTLEMVFFTFATFALLRLFMKTHDYKHEKKINKAVLFVIGFVTGAISMAIGVGGSLILVPILVGFLHVPLKKATSAGLFFVVFSSVSGLISHTLHGHVDYESGIIIGLASLVGVYTGVHLKHHILNVSVQRKLLIVLYLIIVLYLLYRIF, from the coding sequence ATGATTGAACTAATATTGCTCGGTGCTTCTGTCGGTTTATTGTCCGGACTCTTCGGTATAGGCGGCGGAACTATTTTAGTGCCGCTGCTGTTAATACTTGGATATGAGACAAAAATCGCCATCGGCATTTCTGTTGTTCAGATGGTTTTTAGTTCCATTTATGGAAGTTATTTAAACAATAAAAAAGGCACACTCGATGTTGTAATGGTTGTAATTATTGGGCTTGGAGGCTTTTGTGGCGCGCTTTTAAGTGGTAGTATCACTTCAAGTTTCAGCGATAAGACATTAGAGATGGTGTTTTTTACGTTTGCTACGTTTGCGCTTTTACGCCTTTTTATGAAAACACATGATTATAAGCACGAGAAAAAAATAAATAAAGCAGTACTCTTTGTTATAGGCTTTGTAACAGGTGCAATAAGTATGGCTATTGGTGTAGGTGGGAGTTTGATTTTAGTACCTATACTTGTAGGGTTTTTGCATGTACCCTTGAAAAAGGCCACATCTGCAGGACTGTTTTTTGTTGTATTTTCATCTGTTTCAGGATTGATATCACATACACTTCATGGTCATGTTGATTATGAAAGCGGAATAATTATAGGTTTAGCATCGCTTGTAGGTGTTTATACAGGTGTACATTTAAAGCATCATATTTTAAATGTATCTGTTCAAAGAAAACTCTTAATTGTTCTTTATCTAATTATAGTATTGTATTTACTCTATAGAATTTTTTGA
- the uvrA gene encoding excinuclease ABC subunit UvrA, which yields MKKKDVIKITGARENNLKNINLTIPKNELIVMTGLSGSGKSTLAFDTLYAEGQRRYMESLSSYARQFLDRVGKPDVDKIEGLTPAIAIDQKTTSKNPRSTVGTITEIYDYFRLLYARVGIQYCHKCGKKISQMSASDIIGEVAKLPEGAKLVLMAPLVRENKGAYADLIESLVHKGYVRAQIDGVMVRLDEEIELSKTKKHTIKVVIDRVIVKEENKERIASDVEKALKESYGELEIEVLNHEGLNCPQHIHYSEHNACFDCKISFEPLEPLSFSFNSPKGACSECDGLGIRYALDIDKIIDSDLSIEKGAVKIVYGFNKGYYFTFLKGFCAHNDIDITVPYSELPVYQQKAILHGNIDEVEFLWKNHKVKRIFPGIIRIAYDMLKDEKELADYMSEKVCDVCGGHRLKKESLAVKVADTQIAQLLEMPIAKTYEFFANEENFSYFDAQSRMIAEPILNEIKERLFFLYDVGLGYITLGRDARTISGGEAQRIRIASQIGSGLTGVMYVLDEPSIGLHERDTLKLIRTLRSLQEKGNSVIVVEHDKETIENADFIVDIGSGAGKFGGEVVFSGTLEKLKKAKTLTADYLYGRKKIEYFYRRPQDKWIEIKNVTINNIENLSAKIPLNNFVCITGVSGSGKSSLMLQTLLPTARELLNHARKVNKVAGVEITGLEHVDKVIYLDQSPIGRTPRSNPATYTGVMDEIRNLFAQTKESQIRGYTASRFSFNVKGGRCEKCQGEGENKIEMHFLPDIMVKCDACKGQRYNQQTLEVFYKGKTIADVLAMSVDEAFEFFKPIPKIHQKMKTLVDVGLGYITLGQNAVTLSGGEAQRIKLSKELSRKDTGKTLYILDEPTTGLHFADVDRLTNVLHKFVELGNSMLIIEHNLDMIKNADYIIDMGPEGGSGGGLIIAEGSPEALAKNHKKTGSYTGEYLEKELLLHQ from the coding sequence ATGAAAAAAAAAGATGTAATTAAAATCACGGGTGCAAGAGAAAATAATTTAAAAAATATTAATTTAACAATTCCTAAAAATGAGCTTATTGTTATGACAGGTTTAAGCGGTAGCGGTAAGTCAACCTTGGCTTTTGATACACTCTATGCAGAGGGTCAGCGCCGCTATATGGAATCACTCTCTTCTTATGCAAGACAGTTTTTGGACCGTGTAGGTAAACCTGATGTCGATAAAATAGAAGGGCTTACACCCGCTATTGCGATTGATCAAAAAACAACGTCAAAAAATCCGCGTTCTACTGTTGGAACGATAACGGAAATATATGACTATTTTAGACTTTTATATGCCCGTGTAGGTATTCAGTATTGCCATAAATGTGGAAAAAAGATTTCTCAAATGTCGGCTTCTGACATTATCGGCGAGGTTGCAAAACTCCCAGAGGGTGCAAAACTTGTGCTTATGGCACCGCTTGTGAGAGAAAACAAAGGTGCATATGCAGATTTGATTGAATCTCTTGTGCATAAAGGTTATGTCAGAGCGCAAATTGACGGTGTAATGGTACGCCTTGATGAAGAGATAGAACTTTCAAAAACTAAAAAGCATACTATTAAGGTCGTTATAGACAGAGTTATAGTCAAAGAAGAGAACAAAGAGAGAATTGCATCAGATGTTGAAAAAGCGCTCAAAGAGAGCTATGGTGAGCTTGAGATAGAAGTGCTCAATCATGAAGGATTAAACTGTCCTCAGCATATTCACTACTCTGAGCATAACGCCTGCTTTGATTGTAAAATAAGTTTTGAACCGCTCGAACCTTTGAGCTTTTCTTTTAACTCTCCTAAAGGAGCCTGCAGTGAGTGTGACGGTTTAGGGATTCGCTATGCACTTGATATTGACAAAATTATTGATTCTGATTTAAGTATTGAAAAGGGTGCCGTGAAAATCGTTTACGGTTTTAACAAAGGCTACTATTTTACATTTTTAAAAGGTTTTTGTGCGCATAATGACATCGATATTACTGTGCCATATTCTGAACTGCCGGTATATCAGCAAAAAGCAATACTGCATGGAAATATAGATGAAGTGGAATTTTTGTGGAAAAATCATAAAGTTAAGAGAATCTTTCCGGGTATCATCCGTATAGCGTATGATATGTTAAAAGACGAAAAAGAGTTAGCTGATTATATGAGTGAAAAGGTTTGTGATGTTTGTGGTGGACACAGGCTTAAAAAAGAGTCTTTGGCGGTAAAAGTAGCCGATACACAAATAGCACAATTGCTTGAAATGCCTATAGCCAAAACCTATGAATTTTTTGCCAATGAAGAAAACTTTTCATACTTTGATGCGCAATCGAGAATGATAGCCGAGCCGATACTAAATGAGATAAAAGAGAGACTCTTTTTTCTTTATGATGTAGGACTTGGGTATATCACCTTAGGGCGTGATGCAAGAACTATAAGCGGGGGTGAGGCACAAAGAATTCGTATAGCATCGCAAATCGGCTCAGGACTTACCGGTGTTATGTATGTGTTAGACGAGCCAAGTATTGGACTGCATGAGCGTGATACATTAAAGCTTATCAGAACATTAAGAAGTTTACAGGAAAAAGGCAACAGTGTTATAGTCGTTGAACACGATAAAGAGACGATAGAAAATGCCGATTTTATCGTAGATATTGGCAGCGGTGCGGGAAAATTCGGCGGGGAAGTTGTTTTTAGCGGAACGTTAGAAAAGCTTAAAAAAGCAAAAACTTTAACGGCTGATTATCTTTACGGTCGTAAGAAAATAGAATATTTTTACAGACGCCCTCAAGACAAATGGATAGAAATTAAAAATGTAACTATCAACAATATTGAGAATTTGAGTGCCAAAATTCCACTAAATAACTTTGTCTGTATCACCGGAGTTAGCGGAAGCGGAAAAAGTTCACTTATGCTGCAGACTCTACTGCCAACAGCGAGAGAACTGCTTAATCATGCACGCAAAGTCAATAAAGTTGCCGGTGTTGAAATAACTGGACTAGAACATGTAGACAAAGTAATATATCTTGATCAAAGCCCAATCGGAAGAACTCCAAGAAGTAACCCTGCAACCTATACAGGTGTTATGGATGAAATTCGCAACCTCTTTGCGCAAACAAAAGAGAGTCAGATTCGTGGCTATACTGCATCAAGATTCTCGTTTAATGTTAAAGGCGGACGCTGTGAGAAGTGTCAGGGTGAAGGTGAGAACAAGATTGAGATGCACTTTTTGCCTGATATTATGGTCAAGTGTGATGCCTGTAAAGGACAGCGCTACAATCAGCAGACTTTGGAAGTTTTTTACAAGGGTAAAACGATTGCGGATGTACTTGCTATGAGCGTGGATGAAGCATTTGAATTTTTCAAACCTATTCCTAAAATACACCAAAAAATGAAAACACTTGTAGATGTTGGACTTGGATATATTACGTTGGGGCAAAATGCCGTAACACTCTCCGGCGGTGAAGCTCAAAGAATCAAACTCTCTAAAGAGTTAAGCCGCAAAGATACGGGAAAAACTTTGTATATACTTGATGAGCCGACTACGGGTCTGCATTTTGCGGATGTTGACAGACTGACAAATGTACTGCATAAGTTTGTTGAACTTGGTAACTCTATGCTCATTATCGAACATAACCTTGATATGATAAAAAATGCCGATTATATTATAGATATGGGCCCTGAGGGCGGCAGCGGCGGCGGGCTGATTATAGCTGAAGGCTCACCGGAAGCGTTGGCAAAAAACCATAAAAAAACAGGTTCTTACACCGGTGAATATCTTGAAAAAGAACTGCTTTTGCATCAGTGA